One Dehalococcoidia bacterium genomic window carries:
- a CDS encoding galactose oxidase-like domain-containing protein yields MTAIDDKYAQLGGAAGFLGAVTIDEHPAADGVGAFAHYLGGSILWHPATGAHEVHGAIKEKYDELGWEAGFLGYPLTDETGAPDGVGRFNHFQGGSIYWHPQFGAHEVHGAIRDKWQEHGWEAGTLGYPATDELPCQDGVGRFNHFQHGSIFWTPATGAHEVHGAIKVRWEVLGYEHGALGYPTSDEHDSEHGFARVSEFQRGAIFWDVNRGPYEVFPPPPPAAPNPPVGGRWDIPDFDSGIVGVHAALFPEDKVLLFTYLNPGEHAEEAPQPLGDSVLLNYTTGAITKPPVNTPQPMNLFCSGHAQLPDGRLLVTGGEREFPGIFSLHIFTPGGPAGGQWQFVGNMNRGRWYPTAVTLHDGRVLIIGGMDLSPNGTRAGVADFEIYTDGAGVNLPTPAPHLAQAGLMTFPFVYVLPSGRLLVHAGELTRFLDLGSMSWVGPAIAAADRPGKNARTYHLEGTSVLLPLKPGGPAPYRARVMVFGGGGPPGADIRTPATETCEIMDCDAAAPAWALAPSMSRPRVMPDAVLLPDGTVLVMNGSSTGVADNGANPVYETEIYDPETSTWRPMANMAVPRLYHATALLLPDGRVMTAGTDSMWNPDPFHHSQLRLEFFSPPYLFAGQRPTFSAAPPDVAYGAAFSVATPDGATVDEAVLMRCGSCTHSFNPDQRYVGLTILSRPSGGLTLQAPPNGFVAPPGRYMLFLLRGGVPSVAKFVMVHS; encoded by the coding sequence ATGACGGCAATCGACGACAAGTACGCGCAGTTGGGCGGAGCAGCGGGGTTCCTTGGCGCCGTGACCATCGACGAGCACCCGGCCGCGGACGGGGTGGGCGCGTTCGCTCACTACCTGGGAGGCTCCATCCTCTGGCACCCGGCGACCGGGGCGCACGAGGTGCATGGCGCGATCAAGGAAAAGTACGACGAATTGGGCTGGGAGGCCGGCTTCCTTGGCTACCCCCTGACCGACGAGACCGGAGCGCCCGACGGCGTGGGGCGCTTCAACCATTTCCAGGGCGGCTCCATTTACTGGCATCCCCAGTTCGGGGCGCACGAAGTGCACGGTGCGATCCGGGACAAGTGGCAAGAGCATGGCTGGGAGGCCGGCACTCTGGGCTACCCGGCGACAGACGAGCTGCCGTGTCAGGACGGGGTGGGGCGGTTCAACCACTTTCAGCACGGGTCCATCTTCTGGACGCCGGCCACCGGGGCGCACGAGGTCCACGGGGCCATCAAGGTGCGCTGGGAGGTCCTGGGCTACGAGCATGGCGCCCTTGGCTACCCCACGAGTGACGAGCACGACAGCGAGCACGGCTTCGCGCGCGTGAGCGAGTTCCAAAGGGGCGCGATCTTTTGGGACGTGAACCGCGGCCCCTACGAGGTCTTCCCGCCGCCCCCGCCGGCGGCGCCAAACCCACCGGTCGGCGGACGTTGGGATATTCCGGACTTCGATTCAGGCATCGTGGGAGTACACGCCGCGCTGTTCCCGGAGGACAAGGTCCTGCTCTTCACCTACCTCAACCCCGGAGAGCACGCGGAGGAGGCGCCCCAACCGCTCGGGGACTCGGTGCTGCTGAACTACACGACCGGAGCGATCACCAAGCCGCCGGTCAACACGCCCCAGCCGATGAACCTCTTCTGCTCGGGACACGCGCAGCTCCCGGACGGCCGGCTGCTGGTGACTGGCGGCGAGAGGGAGTTCCCGGGCATCTTCTCCCTGCACATTTTCACGCCCGGCGGTCCGGCCGGAGGGCAGTGGCAATTCGTCGGGAACATGAACCGCGGTCGCTGGTACCCCACCGCCGTAACGCTGCACGACGGGCGCGTCCTGATCATCGGGGGCATGGACCTCTCGCCGAACGGGACCCGGGCGGGAGTGGCGGACTTCGAGATATATACGGACGGGGCGGGCGTCAACCTGCCAACGCCGGCGCCGCACCTGGCCCAGGCCGGCCTGATGACCTTCCCTTTCGTCTACGTGCTGCCCTCAGGCCGGCTCCTGGTCCATGCCGGGGAACTGACGCGCTTCCTTGACCTTGGTTCGATGTCCTGGGTGGGGCCGGCTATCGCTGCCGCCGACAGGCCGGGGAAGAATGCCCGCACCTACCACCTGGAAGGCACTTCCGTACTGCTACCGCTGAAGCCGGGCGGGCCGGCGCCATACCGAGCGCGGGTGATGGTCTTCGGCGGCGGGGGACCGCCGGGCGCGGACATCCGCACTCCGGCGACCGAGACCTGCGAGATCATGGACTGCGACGCCGCGGCGCCGGCCTGGGCGCTGGCCCCTTCGATGTCGCGGCCCCGGGTAATGCCGGACGCCGTTCTCCTGCCCGACGGCACGGTGCTGGTCATGAACGGCAGCAGCACGGGCGTGGCTGACAACGGCGCTAACCCCGTGTATGAGACCGAGATCTACGACCCGGAGACCAGCACCTGGCGCCCCATGGCCAATATGGCCGTGCCGCGCCTTTACCACGCCACCGCGCTGCTCCTGCCCGATGGCAGGGTGATGACGGCCGGGACGGACTCGATGTGGAACCCCGACCCGTTCCACCACTCCCAGTTGCGGTTGGAGTTCTTCAGCCCGCCCTACCTCTTCGCCGGGCAGCGGCCGACGTTCTCGGCGGCTCCCCCGGACGTTGCCTACGGCGCCGCCTTCAGCGTCGCCACGCCTGACGGCGCCACGGTTGACGAAGCGGTGCTGATGCGCTGCGGCTCCTGCACGCACTCCTTCAACCCTGACCAGCGATACGTTGGACTCACGATCTTGAGCCGTCCGTCCGGAGGACTGACGCTCCAGGCCCCGCCCAACGGGTTCGTCGCACCGCCGGGGCGCTACATGCTCTTCCTGCTCCGTGGTGGCGTGCCGTCAGTGGCGAAATTCGTCATGGTCCACTCCTGA
- a CDS encoding hydrophobic protein yields the protein MVTLLLVLLLLILLFGGLGVFVARVFLLGLLIALLVGVVAGYSGWHRRRV from the coding sequence ATGGTCACGCTCCTGTTAGTGCTGCTGCTCCTGATCCTCCTGTTCGGCGGGCTGGGCGTCTTCGTCGCCCGCGTGTTCCTGCTGGGACTGCTCATAGCACTCCTCGTCGGCGTTGTGGCTGGCTACTCGGGCTGGCACCGAAGGCGGGTCTGA
- a CDS encoding CsbD family protein produces MERQAEGWTQKMRGRIRSTWGEVTDDDIDQARGNVDRLVGTIKQKAGEAEESIRERLRGWEREEDTASAHD; encoded by the coding sequence ATGGAACGACAGGCCGAAGGTTGGACTCAGAAAATGCGTGGCAGGATCCGCTCCACCTGGGGCGAGGTCACGGACGATGACATCGACCAGGCGCGGGGCAACGTCGACCGCCTCGTGGGGACGATCAAGCAGAAGGCCGGCGAAGCCGAGGAGAGCATTCGCGAGCGCCTGCGGGGCTGGGAACGAGAAGAGGACACGGCCAGCGCCCACGACTAG
- a CDS encoding DUF2231 domain-containing protein, which yields MKSKLAIAGHPLHPMLVTVPVGLFVWAFVADIVYLATDKDRMWYDISFWSGVAAIVTALVAAVAGLVDYLTVAVRTEARGMATAHMLLNVTVVALYFIAMLLMRDGGALEGGNLTLVVALHAIGAGLLSASGWIGGEMSYRHHLAIIPDDGELEAAENRRHLVSGELRGGFRMR from the coding sequence ATGAAGAGCAAGCTGGCGATTGCGGGACATCCCCTACACCCGATGCTGGTCACCGTGCCAGTCGGGCTGTTCGTCTGGGCCTTCGTCGCCGACATCGTGTACCTGGCTACGGACAAGGACCGCATGTGGTACGACATATCGTTCTGGTCGGGCGTGGCCGCGATCGTGACTGCGCTGGTGGCCGCCGTTGCCGGGCTTGTCGATTACCTTACGGTCGCCGTCCGCACCGAGGCGCGCGGCATGGCTACGGCCCATATGTTGCTCAACGTCACAGTAGTCGCGTTGTACTTCATTGCCATGTTGCTGATGCGGGACGGCGGCGCGCTCGAAGGCGGCAACCTCACGCTTGTCGTCGCCTTGCACGCCATCGGCGCCGGGCTGCTGTCCGCTTCGGGCTGGATCGGCGGCGAGATGAGCTACCGGCACCACCTGGCGATAATCCCTGACGATGGCGAGCTCGAGGCCGCGGAGAACCGCCGCCACCTGGTGTCCGGTGAGCTTCGCGGCGGATTCAGGATGCGCTGA